The genomic DNA TGGACGAACACGTGGACTGTCCTGACCTGTGGCCATCGTGACATTATGTATGTACGCACGCACATTAGcttatcacctctgttattaagcgtgtccgtcacgtaagacaataaatggctcataccctcttaagcaatggctcgtatactccccattacgacgacagaagtgaaactCTACACTGGAATGATgcgcggcaacggagccagctggaagacgacgaagaacgcgctgagcagtggcacgagcgcgttcgcgttgAGAATGTTTTAATAGCCCTTTTTGAAAAAGTcgtacaaaatattttttttcaaaaaaattcatttttatttaCCCTTGTGCATGGGGCTTCTTTGGGTCCCAAGCGTGACGAGGGTAGTTCACGGGCGCGTTACAGttccccgagcccacaggggtgcATGAAAAAGGACCACCAGACTGCACACAAGTGTATTCAACTGCACATGTTTTACGGTGAAATCACAAAAGCACAAGGAATGCTCTTCAACAAGCAGCTTACTTATTCCGAGCTCTCACTTCTGCAGCGGGCGTTGTTTGAGCATCCTTTAGACCTGCTTTTTCATACCGGCGCACCGTTATGGAAGTTACATTATTTGTGGAAGATTACGATGAAAAACGCGCCACAGGCTTCGGTACTTGACCACCATACTAAATAGTGTAGCCATGGGCGACTGACATTCACTCCCGACGAAAAATGGCGCGACTGCAAGCAAAGCTCGAGCGCACGCGGAAACCATCAGAACTATAGGGAGAAACAGTAATTGTCGAGATCGAATCCAGATTTACGAAAGCTGTCTCTCGATAATGCACATTTCAGAAGAAAACAACATAATAGCTGTGTCACTAACGCAAGCAGACCCCTTCTTTCTTGTATGACAAGTTTTCAAATAATTCCCCCCAGTATTCGAATGTCCATATGAACCGCCCTTCTCACCATCGTCATTCGCATCCTAGTTACCGAGTTTGTCATTACACTGCACGTTATCAAGCGTTGTTTATACGAAGCTCAAGTGAAGCATTAGGAGAAAACAAGCCGCTTGTTCGCAAACTACGGACTCATTGGTGGTTGTGAATGGTGGCGGCTTAGCCGGAAAATCTAGTGGGTGAGTCTTCGCGTTATTTGTAAGCTATGGACGTCAGAATGGAATTTATCGTGAGTTGGTGATTTGAATTACTTAAAAACTATTCCAATTCCCGAATAGTGACTATTCTATCCGAATACCAAATCGAATAGGGCAATATTCGATTCGTTATCCCAAAGTTTCGAATATTAGCACACACCTTATTCGAAGCGTGGACTGGTGGTCCACTATGCagtgtcgttgagcggaaatGCGGGCGGGAAGAAACGGAGTGGACGGGACAGACGCTCACTTACAGCTGAAGTTTGATGAAGGGTTTTCCGGGGAACGGAGGGCAGCACACGCGCAGTCAAAAGGCTGATACAAAGCTCAAGCATAATCACATGCAAAAAATACTAACGCCATATCTAATTTCTTTATTCGTCAAGGCAACTGACGGATATTTAGACATGCATACATTTTAAACAAGTGTAATGACGGACTagcgagagaaattattgaggctgGCCAGATATACGCACAATCTGCCACGTGTGTCAGTGTCCCGTCAGTTGTCTTGACGGATAAAGAAATTAGATATCTCCTTCGGTGTTAGTATTTTCTGCATGTGATTATGCTTTGTGTCAGCCTTTTGACTGCTCACGTGCTGCCCTCCGCTCCCTGGAAAACCCTTCATTAAACTTCAGCTGTGAgtgagcgtctgtcctgtccactccgattcttcccgcccgtatttccgctcaacgacactaCCCCATTCGACCACATGCAGACTGCAAGCCGCATCAACCGCTCTGTGCGAGCGCGCATGCACACTGTAACAGCTGCTAATGCGACGCGCGATGTCATGTTGACGTCCACTAGCGTTATAGCTCCGGTAGTGCTCGCAAACATTTCGCGCGGAGTGCGACTGCTGTATTAACGAGCGGTGTCCAAAACACTGAATGCGGCGACACGTCCACGGACACCTCAATACGGCTTATCGCACACCAGACAAATCAGTTTTCAGTGGCGGGAAGTGAACGAGGACAAGACGGTTCTCGCCGAAACTGCTTTGTTGTACCTACTACGTCAACGGGAAACTAACATCATCAACGAAACTAACATCAACGAACGCCTGCTGCACAAACCGCAGGATCTCTTTTCGAGTCTTGCGAGAAACTGAACAAGCGAAAGGTCGACGCGTAGTGTTGCAGAAGAGCGTTTTTAATTTCACGTTGCATCTACAGCCAGTCTGCGGCGTTTAGTCCAGCGTTTCCTCCAGTCGTAACAAGCTCGAGTGTTGCGCGTTTCCGCCGGTCTTTTGTGTCTTGTAAGTCATCGTTCTGCCAAAGGGAAAGAGCGGCGCAAGCAACGAGGCAGTGCGGCGTGGATTTCCTATAGCTCGATTCATTTGGCCCGCTTGCATTTCCGTGGGAGTAGGTCAGACCACGTAACTTGGGGAGCCGGAAAAGATTCTCGGACGGGCTCAGAGGAGCGCACGTAGTACCACAAACACACACGACGAGCGGCGTGGAGATTAGCGCCAGACGAAGCGCAGGTAAGAATAGGCGGTGCGCGCTCCGCACGGCAATCGCCGACGCTCCCTCAAGAAGGCTGGCGGGCCGGTCGGCCGACCCCCACTAATTTGTGTCGCTGGAACGGAAGACGACCGCAACATAGGAGTGGCCCATAACTGCGCTGTGCACTGACTCGACGACGTCCTCCCTTTGATGCCGCTAGGGAACGGTGTAATTTCTTCTACAGACCATAAATGAGACAATGCCGGCGAGACTTCCTTCACGACCGAACATCACGCCAGGCGATTGTTAGTTTCGCTAGCGTCTCGACGCATTGCGACTGCTTGGGCACTGTCAATCGGCCGCGATAAAAGCGATCCTCATGCGATATGAGGTTGGTCTACTGACCTTGAGTGAGAGAACGGCTCGCAGCAGGGCAGACTGAGATGGTTTGCGAACGGGAGAAACGTGCAGACGCGTCGGCGCTTTCGAATGCGTTCGCGGGCGCTTTCCATACAGCAGACCTAAACGCAAATGACCGCTGCTGGTTTACATTTCAATAAAGGCTTGCAAGAGGCGTGCACGGAAGCAGACATTGAGCATACGCAACAACAGGACACCGAGAAACAGTGAATACATTCGTTGCATTAGCTCCGTGCCGCCAACAAAGCCCTCCAAGGAGGCGCATGACATGTCACTCACCTCGAGTGGCCCGGGTCGCCGAATATCTGCGAGATGCACAACTTGAGCAGGAGTTACGTAGAACCTGATGCGACAACAACGTCCCACATACCTATATTTGCACGCTTGGTGTATCCCTTGAGCAGCACAGTGAAAGGACACTATCGATTTTCACCGCACCAACATCAGACGGCACGCGAAAGCCGCCATGCGCAGCTGATGCGTAATTTCTCCGCCAGATGACGCTTGAGCCGAAAGCAAAACTTTTTTTCTGCGCATGTGCGCGTGTTTGTCGGTGGCGTCCCCTACCGCGCGCTTGTAAAATCAAGCAGTTGGCCTCCGTGATGGCAAACTGCTGACATTCTCGGAGGCTCTTAGTGTGAAGCGTTACAGATGGCGCCCCTGTATGTAAACAAAACATCAGTCAGCTGTCGCACATGGTAACATATTTGTGGCCGCTAATTATATACTTTAATTTAAACGAACTGCAGCTCGTAATGGCTTCGTTGGCCGCGCGCGAATATGTTGATTGCATCCGTCACACACGCGCTTCTTCATACTTGGTGAAACTTGTTCGACCGCGGCATTTCTCAAGTTTTCGTGAGAAGTGTGATGTGTGTGCAAGCAAGTGAAATCACTCTTCTTGAAGTGTACAGAAATGGAGCTGAAGCGGCTGCCTACCGAAGTAGTAAGCAAGCTGAGGGCGGGAGTCGCAGTCGTGAGTGTCGCGCACTGTATGGAAGAACTCGTTCTGAACGCCTTGGACGCCGGTGCAACGTGTGTTGCTGTTCGTCTGAATATGTCCTACCATAAAGTTCAAGTTGTGGACAACGGTCATGGAATGCCGAGGGATCAGCTTGAAAACTGTGGGGAAAGGTAGGGAGCCTCAGCCTTGAGTCCCTGTGTGTGTGGGGTAGGTTCACTCCAAGGTGCCggcatttttattttattttactttttctttataGGTACTGTACCAGCAAATGCAGCACACTCAGCGATTTGGAGCACCCGAAGTTTTACGGATACCGCGGGGAAGCTGTATCAAGCATTGTGGAAATGTCCGGAATAGTCCAGATCGAGTCCAAGTCATCCACATGTGCCCATTCGTGGTGCAAAACGTTTGCCCGCGGTAAACTCCGGGAACTCGCACCGTCCGCCACAAACAGACCAAGCGTCGGCACCACAGTCACAGTTTTGGACTTCATGTACAACTTACCTGTCAGAAGAGGCTGCCTCTCAGAAGCAATCGACTTTGAATTCTGCCTTCAACACCTCGAAGGCATCGCGCTGAGCCATCCGGAAGTGTCGTTCACTTTGCGCAATGACGTTACCGGTGAAAAACACTTTCAGACACACAAAACGAATTCCGTACTTGATATCTTTGCTCAACTGTTTGGAGCTCAAAGAGCAGCGACACTGAAGCGCACTTTCATCAAGAAAAAGCACTTCGCTGTAGAAGCGTACATTAGTCTTGAAGGACACACTACAAAACAGCTGCAGTTTGTGTACCTCAACAAGCGCCTGCTGCGCAAGACTCGCATTCACAAGCTTTTTCACAATGTCATCAAAAAGTATGTGCTTGGGTTTCACACAAAGTCAGTGGCCCTCCCCGGAAGTCCAAGCAAGCTAAGAAACAAGCAACCTGTGTTCGTCATCATTTTTGACTGTACCTCTAGGACCTTCGATATCACATACGAACCGCAAAAGACTTTTGTGGAGTTCACTGATTGGGACGAAGTGACAAAGTTGTTTGAACAGCTGCTTAATGACTTCCTACACGAGCACGCCATCATAAGCCACAACTTTGTCATAAATGGTGAGCTAGCATTCTCACAGAAAACGCCTCCTGAATGTGAGCCACCAGTGAGAACCGATTTGAACATCAACATTGAAAATGTGCCAAATGCACTGGTTTCAAGGAAGGTATGCAGAAAGGGGCCAAACAATGTAGCAGAACCTGTTGAAGAGGAACGTATCACATTAGAAGACATTGCTGTTTCTACAGTGCACTCAGCCAGTGAAAAACATTTAGGGCATACTGAAATGCCGTTGGTGCATAGTTTGAACACAAAGGCTGACATGCCCCAAGGCAAGGACGTAGGTGCTCATCGTCCCAAAGTTGCAATTGCCCTACCGCCATCTTTTTCAGCTGTCTCAAGTACAAGACCATTGCTCTGTATGCCAGGAAATGACACACTCTTGGGCATTGGCAAAAAATGTAACTTCGTGAAGCGAGGTCAGTCTAGAACAATGGATTCTGAACAGACATGTGGTAGAGCAAAGCAGTGCAATGTTCCTGAAGACATTCATACTCAGAGATATAGGTCTGCTTACCATCACCAAAATAATCCAAGAAGTACTGATGCAGCAAGTCCCCGGAACACAGATATGGTACACGGGTTTATTCACAAAGAGTCTAACTGCCATAAACGGGCAGTGTCCTTGGCTCCAAAAACAAATTTATGTATCAAAAACACTAAAAATGCACCTGTAGTTGCATGTacggaaaaaaagagagaactaGCTGCGAAACATTCAAACTCAAGCGATGAATCACTCATCAGGAAACTTTATTGCAAGTATAATTCAAGCCCAACGAGCTATCACCAAAATAACCCAAAAAGGAAGATGAATGACACACCAATTCCACAGCAAACAGATGTAGTACACAAGCCCTCCCATAAAGAACATGGTTGCCATGAAAGAACCATGTCTTATAACCCAGAACACACATTGCACATCGAAAGTGCTGGAAATGCACCTGTAGCCACATGTATGGAGAAGACAAGGCAACAAGCTTCAAAAAATTTGCACTCAAGTGAAGAAACACTCAGCAGAAAAATGCATTGCAAAGATAATTCAAGTGATGCGAGTGACGCTTGTGATGCATCCAACAACTTGGTGGCTGTCCCTTCAGAGAAGGCGCAAGGTCATGCAGCTGCAATTATTGACCCCATATTTTCACAGAGTCACACTCTCTCCACCAAGTCAATACCTCTGGCCACAAAGCTACACCGAAGAATGAAAACTCACCTTCTCACCACCAAGCATGCAAGTGCTACACTCACATCTTTTGCTACTCCTGACATCCAATCGTGCGAGGCAGCAGCTCGTTCTTGTGCAACGAGTGAGTCATTCATGCAGACAGCAGATTTCAGATGCTTGTGTGTGCAGGTGCAACAGCTCTGCCCCTTGCATGGCACAGAAGTCATACGTAGTAAAGTACTTAGATTTGACCGACGTGCGCTTCAGCATGACGTGGAAAATGCCCTTGATGAGACAATCAAATCAGCATGTCAGACACAGAGGTTCATACCAGAAACATCGGCAGAGCCTTTCACTTGCTCAGATCATCATGAATCTTATTTCACCCTAGGTCAGAACAAGGAAACAACCGCGACACTTGTGCAGAGCACACAACCTTTCACAATGCATGCAGAAACGAAGAGCGACCCCGCTACCTGTGAAGTGGTGGAAATGGCCTCTCTCAGTGGTTCTTCTGTAGAAATTGATGGAATCAGTTCCAGTGAGGAGTTCGCACCAGCTATCACAGCGGAAGATCAGTCGACAGAAGCCCCTCAAGCCACGTCCACATCACCACCATGCATCGGCCATGGGAGTTCAGAAAGTGGCCGTGTACCGACTGCTACAAGAAGCTCTTTTTCACTCAGTCAAGTGCGGCTGATTCAAAACAACACCCAAAAACATCCAAATCCAAGTGAAAAAATATCCAAAACTTGTAAGGAGGGTGTAACATGCAGCCTCTTTTCTGCAAGTCCACAGAAAAGCGCATCGAAGCATATAACGGTTACAAAGACATTACATGTCGCTGAAATGATACCTCCTTGTATGAAGAATGACAGTTCGTGGAGCATAGCAACCACTGAAGATGAACTGGAAGGTCTCACACAGCCGTCACCCGTTGAGAATCCATCACAGCAGTCAAGTAAATGCAAAGAACCTAACACATTTGGCACTGAAACCATGCAGCAACAACTTGCTAGCCTTACAGAGGGCTCTGCTGCCATTCAAGGAGACCAACCTCCTGCTGTCATCGTTGAACAGAGCAGAGCAGATGATAATATGTCCACTGTTGAGGTTTACCCTGGTAACTGGGCAGCATGTATAGATCCAACATCGGGTGAAAAAGTGTTCATCAATATGACGTCAGGAAACTCATCTTTTAGCTTACCATCACTTTGCCTCGAGCAAGAGAACCATGGTAAGAGATGATCTCTCAGTTTGTTTGAAATGTTTCTGATACACAGATTTGCCCCCAAAATCACAGCTACGACAGAAGCTCGTGACACAGCGCAACAAAGAAACTCTTCCTTGGCTCCCGCTCCCTTCATACAACAGTTTCAACCCAGGCCCCAAGATGAACGGCCACAGTTTGGGTGTTCACCAGGTAACAAACTTTCAGTGGACCAAGTTTTACATTCATAACAAACACTTGCGAATTGAAATTTCTGGAGCACCTAG from Dermacentor albipictus isolate Rhodes 1998 colony chromosome 7, USDA_Dalb.pri_finalv2, whole genome shotgun sequence includes the following:
- the LOC135920783 gene encoding DNA mismatch repair protein Mlh3-like isoform X2; translated protein: MSGIVQIESKSSTCAHSWCKTFARGKLRELAPSATNRPSVGTTVTVLDFMYNLPVRRGCLSEAIDFEFCLQHLEGIALSHPEVSFTLRNDVTGEKHFQTHKTNSVLDIFAQLFGAQRAATLKRTFIKKKHFAVEAYISLEGHTTKQLQFVYLNKRLLRKTRIHKLFHNVIKKYVLGFHTKSVALPGSPSKLRNKQPVFVIIFDCTSRTFDITYEPQKTFVEFTDWDEVTKLFEQLLNDFLHEHAIISHNFVINGELAFSQKTPPECEPPVRTDLNINIENVPNALVSRKVCRKGPNNVAEPVEEERITLEDIAVSTVHSASEKHLGHTEMPLVHSLNTKADMPQGKDVGAHRPKVAIALPPSFSAVSSTRPLLCMPGNDTLLGIGKKCNFVKRGQSRTMDSEQTCGRAKQCNVPEDIHTQRYRSAYHHQNNPRSTDAASPRNTDMVHGFIHKESNCHKRAVSLAPKTNLCIKNTKNAPVVACTEKKRELAAKHSNSSDESLIRKLYCKYNSSPTSYHQNNPKRKMNDTPIPQQTDVVHKPSHKEHGCHERTMSYNPEHTLHIESAGNAPVATCMEKTRQQASKNLHSSEETLSRKMHCKDNSSDASDACDASNNLVAVPSEKAQGHAAAIIDPIFSQSHTLSTKSIPLATKLHRRMKTHLLTTKHASATLTSFATPDIQSCEAAARSCATSESFMQTADFRCLCVQVQQLCPLHGTEVIRSKVLRFDRRALQHDVENALDETIKSACQTQRFIPETSAEPFTCSDHHESYFTLGQNKETTATLVQSTQPFTMHAETKSDPATCEVVEMASLSGSSVEIDGISSSEEFAPAITAEDQSTEAPQATSTSPPCIGHGSSESGRVPTATRSSFSLSQVRLIQNNTQKHPNPSEKISKTCKEGVTCSLFSASPQKSASKHITVTKTLHVAEMIPPCMKNDSSWSIATTEDELEGLTQPSPVENPSQQSSKCKEPNTFGTETMQQQLASLTEGSAAIQGDQPPAVIVEQSRADDNMSTVEVYPGNWAACIDPTSGEKVFINMTSGNSSFSLPSLCLEQENHATTEARDTAQQRNSSLAPAPFIQQFQPRPQDERPQFGCSPDPEQADVANIVRVWNNPALLCSTTGQDIVDGGLHSNDGGPGPMYRITQSYKFRKEMLAYVQLIGQVDAKFIACLMPLSQNTVVQGESLIVLFDQHAAHERVRLEWLLENQYEARGQARCVRSSALNMDLTITLEPDTLRRAVICEREMRKLGIHYTVQNSSLSFNRLPACLLERDESEQRAGRPSTLASRMEELLRDHTEVLLGTRHSAIALPKFLMDVLSSQACHGAIRFGTVLEKSECTKILRALSKCTLPFQCAHGRPSVTPIVDLRFLPSEEKECRKPNLATLLARLKSNINPEMMVVKIN
- the LOC135920783 gene encoding DNA mismatch repair protein Mlh3-like isoform X1; this translates as MELKRLPTEVVSKLRAGVAVVSVAHCMEELVLNALDAGATCVAVRLNMSYHKVQVVDNGHGMPRDQLENCGERYCTSKCSTLSDLEHPKFYGYRGEAVSSIVEMSGIVQIESKSSTCAHSWCKTFARGKLRELAPSATNRPSVGTTVTVLDFMYNLPVRRGCLSEAIDFEFCLQHLEGIALSHPEVSFTLRNDVTGEKHFQTHKTNSVLDIFAQLFGAQRAATLKRTFIKKKHFAVEAYISLEGHTTKQLQFVYLNKRLLRKTRIHKLFHNVIKKYVLGFHTKSVALPGSPSKLRNKQPVFVIIFDCTSRTFDITYEPQKTFVEFTDWDEVTKLFEQLLNDFLHEHAIISHNFVINGELAFSQKTPPECEPPVRTDLNINIENVPNALVSRKVCRKGPNNVAEPVEEERITLEDIAVSTVHSASEKHLGHTEMPLVHSLNTKADMPQGKDVGAHRPKVAIALPPSFSAVSSTRPLLCMPGNDTLLGIGKKCNFVKRGQSRTMDSEQTCGRAKQCNVPEDIHTQRYRSAYHHQNNPRSTDAASPRNTDMVHGFIHKESNCHKRAVSLAPKTNLCIKNTKNAPVVACTEKKRELAAKHSNSSDESLIRKLYCKYNSSPTSYHQNNPKRKMNDTPIPQQTDVVHKPSHKEHGCHERTMSYNPEHTLHIESAGNAPVATCMEKTRQQASKNLHSSEETLSRKMHCKDNSSDASDACDASNNLVAVPSEKAQGHAAAIIDPIFSQSHTLSTKSIPLATKLHRRMKTHLLTTKHASATLTSFATPDIQSCEAAARSCATSESFMQTADFRCLCVQVQQLCPLHGTEVIRSKVLRFDRRALQHDVENALDETIKSACQTQRFIPETSAEPFTCSDHHESYFTLGQNKETTATLVQSTQPFTMHAETKSDPATCEVVEMASLSGSSVEIDGISSSEEFAPAITAEDQSTEAPQATSTSPPCIGHGSSESGRVPTATRSSFSLSQVRLIQNNTQKHPNPSEKISKTCKEGVTCSLFSASPQKSASKHITVTKTLHVAEMIPPCMKNDSSWSIATTEDELEGLTQPSPVENPSQQSSKCKEPNTFGTETMQQQLASLTEGSAAIQGDQPPAVIVEQSRADDNMSTVEVYPGNWAACIDPTSGEKVFINMTSGNSSFSLPSLCLEQENHATTEARDTAQQRNSSLAPAPFIQQFQPRPQDERPQFGCSPDPEQADVANIVRVWNNPALLCSTTGQDIVDGGLHSNDGGPGPMYRITQSYKFRKEMLAYVQLIGQVDAKFIACLMPLSQNTVVQGESLIVLFDQHAAHERVRLEWLLENQYEARGQARCVRSSALNMDLTITLEPDTLRRAVICEREMRKLGIHYTVQNSSLSFNRLPACLLERDESEQRAGRPSTLASRMEELLRDHTEVLLGTRHSAIALPKFLMDVLSSQACHGAIRFGTVLEKSECTKILRALSKCTLPFQCAHGRPSVTPIVDLRFLPSEEKECRKPNLATLLARLKSNINPEMMVVKIN